A DNA window from Aythya fuligula isolate bAytFul2 chromosome 4, bAytFul2.pri, whole genome shotgun sequence contains the following coding sequences:
- the DOK1 gene encoding docking protein 1 isoform X2, giving the protein MEPPAKEGPLFVQHSHKFGTKRWKRGWFALFPASQHGVARLEFFDCKEPAGPPGRLGTRRLDKTVVRLADCTSVAPAPAESGPRAGTVAFRLETSGRSYLLAADKQQSEEWVAKLCEIAFPVMFSFEAGRRCDSGPGNFTFETKQGNEIFRLVEDSIREQKAQVEENRQSCDSLDSDSPSVVLIRQALADSLSLELPVEGDDTAAPKAGLAPRSIAAVEERDTVSLLKNRTLPEPPVLQAKPTVPSTPPRSPLPKAPRAALLAEDPSSLYSEPLDSVKGFRPWLDPLYSDPVDSKAASGAPDEAKLRVPAPLYTGAYEQVRAEARSQEPGRKEHIYDEPEGRAPRAVPSAACIYDEARPTGEAWRTQGHDGKGGYEYPYNPSTDDYSVPAFQAKAKGPKPVPAPKPPAAFIPKGVERSGDPGKRRGNPASEKAVIKPSLNSSSNNNNKVEVLYSQVVKPQQGQKKEQSVDECSLSPVYEDLGEI; this is encoded by the exons ATGGAGCCGCCGGCCAAGGAGGGGCCGCTCTTCGTGCAGCACAGCCACAAGTTCGGCACCAAG AGGTGGAAGCGGGGCTGGTTCGCGCTGTTCCCGGCCAGCCAGCACGGCGTCGCCCGCCTGGAGTTCTTCGACTGCAAGGAGCCGGCGGGGCCCCCCGGGCGGCTGGGCACCCGGCGGCTGGACAAGACGGTGGTGCGGCTGGCCGACTGCACCAGCGTGGCCCCCGCGCCCGCCGAGAGCGGCCCCCGCGCCGGCACCGTCGCCTTCCGCCTGGAGACCAGCGGCAGGAGCTACCTCCTGGCGGCCGACAAGCAGCAGAGCGAGGAGTGGGTGGCGAAGCTGTGCGAGATCGCCTTCCCG GTGATGTTCTCCTTTGAAGCTGGCCGGCGCTGTGACTCTGGCCCAGGGAACTTCACCTTTGAGACCAAGCAAGGCAATGAGATCTTCCGCCTGGTGGAAGACTCCATCCGGGAGCAGAAAGCACAGGTGGAGGAGAACCGGCAGAGCTGTGATTCACTGGATTCAGACAGCCCCAGTGTGGTCCTGATTCGCCAGGCCCTGGCCGACTCTCTGAGCCTAGAGCTGCCCGTGGAGGGGGACGACACTGCAGCACCCAAAGCAGGACTGGCACCCAGGTCCATTGCTGCAGTGGAGGAGAGAGACACGGTGTCTCTGCTGAAGAACCGGACCCTGCCAGAGCCCCCAGTGCTGCAGGCCAAGCCCACCGTCCCCAGCACGCCCCCGCGCTCCCCTCTGCCCAAGGCACCACGAGCTGCGCTACTGGCTGAAGACCCCTCCAGCCTGTACTCAGAGCCCCTGGACTCGGTGAAGGGCTTCCGGCCCTGGCTGGACCCGTTGTACTCGGACCCCGTTGACAGCAAGGCCGCGAGTGGGGCCCCAGATGAGGCGAAGCTCCGGGTGCCAGCACCACTGTACACGGGCGCCTATGAGCAGGTCCGGGCCGAGGCTCGCAGCCAGGAACCTGGGCGGAAGGAGCACATCTATGATGAGCCCGAGGGCCGCGCTCCACGTGCAGTaccctctgctgcctgcatctATGATGAAGCGCGGCCCACGGGCGAGGCCTGGCGTACCCAGGGTCACGATGGCAAGGGCGGCTACGAGTATCCCTATAACCCCAGCACTGATGACTACTCAGTTCCTGCCTTCCAGGCCAAGGCCAAGGGCCCTAAGCCAGTGCCTGCCCCCAAGCCCCCAGCAGCATTTATCCCCAAAGGTGTCGAAAGAAGTGGGGACCCTGGCAAGCGGCGAGGGAACCCTGCTTCTGAGAAGGCAGTCATCAAACCCAGcctcaacagcagcagcaacaacaacaacaaagtggAGGTGCTGTACAGCCAGGTGGTGAAGCCCCAGCAAGGGCAGAAGAAGGAGCAGTCTGTGGATGAGTGCAGCTTGTCACCTGTCTATGAGGACTTAGGAGAAATATAA
- the DOK1 gene encoding docking protein 1 isoform X1: MEPPAKEGPLFVQHSHKFGTKRWKRGWFALFPASQHGVARLEFFDCKEPAGPPGRLGTRRLDKTVVRLADCTSVAPAPAESGPRAGTVAFRLETSGRSYLLAADKQQSEEWVAKLCEIAFPGNGPSNAGVAAQRGREGNGEAPALEMAVNSIYYSRDEVNAFWVTVQRTEAAERCELRGAYVLKAERDSLVLKDPRTNEILYVWPYRLLRRYGRDKVMFSFEAGRRCDSGPGNFTFETKQGNEIFRLVEDSIREQKAQVEENRQSCDSLDSDSPSVVLIRQALADSLSLELPVEGDDTAAPKAGLAPRSIAAVEERDTVSLLKNRTLPEPPVLQAKPTVPSTPPRSPLPKAPRAALLAEDPSSLYSEPLDSVKGFRPWLDPLYSDPVDSKAASGAPDEAKLRVPAPLYTGAYEQVRAEARSQEPGRKEHIYDEPEGRAPRAVPSAACIYDEARPTGEAWRTQGHDGKGGYEYPYNPSTDDYSVPAFQAKAKGPKPVPAPKPPAAFIPKGVERSGDPGKRRGNPASEKAVIKPSLNSSSNNNNKVEVLYSQVVKPQQGQKKEQSVDECSLSPVYEDLGEI; encoded by the exons ATGGAGCCGCCGGCCAAGGAGGGGCCGCTCTTCGTGCAGCACAGCCACAAGTTCGGCACCAAG AGGTGGAAGCGGGGCTGGTTCGCGCTGTTCCCGGCCAGCCAGCACGGCGTCGCCCGCCTGGAGTTCTTCGACTGCAAGGAGCCGGCGGGGCCCCCCGGGCGGCTGGGCACCCGGCGGCTGGACAAGACGGTGGTGCGGCTGGCCGACTGCACCAGCGTGGCCCCCGCGCCCGCCGAGAGCGGCCCCCGCGCCGGCACCGTCGCCTTCCGCCTGGAGACCAGCGGCAGGAGCTACCTCCTGGCGGCCGACAAGCAGCAGAGCGAGGAGTGGGTGGCGAAGCTGTGCGAGATCGCCTTCCCG GGGAATGGCCCCAGCAATGCTGGCGTGGCAGCCCAGCGTGGCAGAGAGGGCAACGGGGAGGCGCCGGCCCTGGAGATGGCTGTGAACTCCATCTACTACTCGAGAGATGAAG TGAACGCATTCTGGGTGACAGTGCAGCGGACCGAGGCTGCAGAGCGATGTGAGCTACGTGGTGCCTATGTGCTCAAGGCTGAGCGTGACAGCCTTGTCCTGAAGGACCCACGGACAAACGAGATCCTCTATGTCTGGCCCTACCGGCTGCTTCGGAGATACGGCCGGGACAAG GTGATGTTCTCCTTTGAAGCTGGCCGGCGCTGTGACTCTGGCCCAGGGAACTTCACCTTTGAGACCAAGCAAGGCAATGAGATCTTCCGCCTGGTGGAAGACTCCATCCGGGAGCAGAAAGCACAGGTGGAGGAGAACCGGCAGAGCTGTGATTCACTGGATTCAGACAGCCCCAGTGTGGTCCTGATTCGCCAGGCCCTGGCCGACTCTCTGAGCCTAGAGCTGCCCGTGGAGGGGGACGACACTGCAGCACCCAAAGCAGGACTGGCACCCAGGTCCATTGCTGCAGTGGAGGAGAGAGACACGGTGTCTCTGCTGAAGAACCGGACCCTGCCAGAGCCCCCAGTGCTGCAGGCCAAGCCCACCGTCCCCAGCACGCCCCCGCGCTCCCCTCTGCCCAAGGCACCACGAGCTGCGCTACTGGCTGAAGACCCCTCCAGCCTGTACTCAGAGCCCCTGGACTCGGTGAAGGGCTTCCGGCCCTGGCTGGACCCGTTGTACTCGGACCCCGTTGACAGCAAGGCCGCGAGTGGGGCCCCAGATGAGGCGAAGCTCCGGGTGCCAGCACCACTGTACACGGGCGCCTATGAGCAGGTCCGGGCCGAGGCTCGCAGCCAGGAACCTGGGCGGAAGGAGCACATCTATGATGAGCCCGAGGGCCGCGCTCCACGTGCAGTaccctctgctgcctgcatctATGATGAAGCGCGGCCCACGGGCGAGGCCTGGCGTACCCAGGGTCACGATGGCAAGGGCGGCTACGAGTATCCCTATAACCCCAGCACTGATGACTACTCAGTTCCTGCCTTCCAGGCCAAGGCCAAGGGCCCTAAGCCAGTGCCTGCCCCCAAGCCCCCAGCAGCATTTATCCCCAAAGGTGTCGAAAGAAGTGGGGACCCTGGCAAGCGGCGAGGGAACCCTGCTTCTGAGAAGGCAGTCATCAAACCCAGcctcaacagcagcagcaacaacaacaacaaagtggAGGTGCTGTACAGCCAGGTGGTGAAGCCCCAGCAAGGGCAGAAGAAGGAGCAGTCTGTGGATGAGTGCAGCTTGTCACCTGTCTATGAGGACTTAGGAGAAATATAA
- the M1AP gene encoding meiosis 1 arrest protein, which yields MNSRKLFSETRKTFPDTKAHCQQPSRILIVDVTSASWDNTCSVLSEALENTLSLACRLTGPCRVPLLSIYVVQNQQECLLPFVQLKESFARVQACISELRSLPREGCFPQGGDGVVQAVQDGLQQFKQYSRHTVVGGSTNSSVEIIILTSQSGKEMVKHLEKKLKDVDLVSLRRIQVIEVSKRGFLEPEDVEQCMLAEEPSSNDIAILGMDIDLQTIEDNVISLEMLFKTWLHDCGSEREHLHLLLPSGGSSYATAPKTTLICLKCDLQERLLDPALLLGTADGTMKTSDSNSSCQMTAWPATVLYKLQVVKALKSEGVCESVLYGLPFIIKPTSCWQLDWDELELNQHSFHALCHSLLKRKWMLLAKLDPQNTCPSWNIVVHSYYIIVPSDSATLLVKAVAVRELLMPSVFPALLAEHPERVQGPIESALNSLEVEVTYNPLHLKSNLYKHLKSILYRPLHRQQAQHRDQRPERHQSKQHQSRAKATVAPLLMAPSPAQLLRPAVVKRDSSEYSFLPKEDDEFLQ from the exons ATGAATTCCAGAAAATTATTCTCAGAAACACGGAAAACATTTCCTGATACTAAAGCACACTGCCAGCAGCCATCACGGATTCTCATTGTGGATGTCACATCAGCTTCCTGGGACAACACTTGTTCTGTACTCTCTGAAGCTCTGGAAAACACACTCAGTTTGGCATGCAGATTGACAGGTCCCTGCCGTGTTCCCCTTCTTAGCATCTATGTGGTACAGAACCAGCAGGAATGTTTGCTTCCCTTTGTG CAACTGAAGGAAAGCTTTGCACGAGTTCAAGCCTGCATTTCAGAGCTCCGTTCACTACCAAGAGAAGGCTGTTTCCCGCAGGGGGGAGATGGAGTGGTACAGGCTGTGCAAGATGGATTGCAGCAGTTCAAGCAATACAGCAGACACACAGTGGTAGGAGGCTCAACAAATAGTTCTGTTGAG ATCATAATTTTGACAAGCcagtcaggaaaagaaatggtaaAGCATCTGGAAAAGAAGTTAAAGGATGTAGACCTTGTGAGTCTGAGAAGAATACAAGTCATTGAGGTTTCGAAGAGAGGCTTTTTGGAGCCTGAGGATGTGGAACAGTGTATGCTAGcagaagagcccagcagcaATG ACATTGCAATCCTTGGAATGGACATTGATCTGCAAACCATAGAGGACAATGTCATCAGCTTGGAGATGCTGTTTAAAACATGGCTTCATGACTGTGGCTCAGAGAGAGAAcacctccatctcctccttccATCAGGAGGCTCCAGCTATGCCACTGCACCCAAGACCACcctaa TATGCCTGAAGTGTGATTTACAGGAAAGACTGCTTGatccagctctgcttttgggGACTGCTGATGGCACCATGAAAACATCTGATTCAAATTCATCCTGCCAGATGACAGCCTGGCCAGCTACAGTGCTGTATAAACTCCAGGTTGTAAA AGCTCTGAAGTCTGAAGGGGTCTGTGAGTCTGTACTGTATGGACTGCCTTTCATCATCAAGCCCACAAGCTGCTGGCAGCTAGACTGGGATGAACTGGAGTTAAATCAGCATAGCTTCCATGCTCTATGTCATAGTCTTCTG AAAAGGAAGTGGATGCTTTTGGCCAAACTCGATCCACAGAACACTTGTCCAAGCTGGAACATCGTGGTGCATTCCTACTACATCATTGTCCCTTCTGACTCTGCCACTCTGCTTGTCAAAGCAGTCGCTGTAAGAGAGCTCCTGATGCCATCAGTCTTTCCAGCCCTCCTTGCTGAGCATCCTGAGAGAGTGCAGGGCCCTATAGAG AGTGCCCTGAACAGCTTGGAAGTGGAAGTTACTTATAACCCCTTGCACCTGAAAAGCAATCTGTACAAACACCTGAAGAGTATATTGTACAGACcactgcacaggcagcaggcCCAGCACAGGGACCAGCGACCAGAGCGGCATCAATCCAAGCAG CATCAGAGCAGAGCCAAAGCCACAGTAGCACCCCTTCTGATGGCTCCTTCTCCTGCCCAATTGCTCAGACCAGCAGTGGTGAAGAGAGATTCCTCTGAGTACTCCTTTCTCCCCAAAGAGGACGACGAGTTCCTGCAGTGA